Genomic window (Jeotgalibaca ciconiae):
TTTGTAGATGATCTTAATCGTAGCTTTATTTGGAAGATGGTCGCAGTCACTTTAGTTGTTCTAAATGTAAGATTTATGTTTTTCTTTATTCTACAAGCAACCAATCGAATTAAAGAATATGCTCGTCTGACTATATTAGACCGCTTCGTGTATATTGGTCTAATTATTTTATTTTTAGTATTTGGAGTGAGAAATTACCAGTTAATGATTTTAGCGGATGTAATTGGTAAACTAATATCACTTATATTTGCTTTTATTTTATGTAAAGACATTGTTTTTAATAGATTATCCCATTTTTATTTTTCAATTACTGAAACAATTGCAAATATTAGAGTCGGTATAAGTTTAATGTTTGCTAATATCGCTAGTACTTTAATCATAGGAACAGTAAAATTTGGCATTGAAAGAAATTGGAATGTGGCAACTTTTGGTAAAGTCTCCTTAACACTAAGTATTTCAAATATGATGATGATTTTTATTAATGCGGTAGGGGTTATTATTTTCCCTGTCTTAAGAAGAACGAAGAGAGAGAAACTCGCAGTAATCTACATAATTATGAGGGATTTATTGATGGCACTGTTATTGGGAGTGTTAGTTTTCTATTATCCACTAAAAACAATGATGTCGGCGTGGCTTCCTCAATATGCTGATAGCTTATTATATATGGCATTAGCATTTCCTATGTTTACCTATGAAGGTAAGATGTCATTGTTAATTAATACATATCTAAAAACTCTAAGAAAAGAAAAATTAATACTAAGAGTCAATGTTATGTCTATGGTTTTGAGTTTTATTTTGACAGTGACAGTAGTTAAAATATTTAATAATTTAGAGCTGACTGTGTTAAATATTGTTATTCTGCTAGCATTTAGATCGGCACTAGCAGAATACTTTCTAGCAAGGGAATTGAAGATCCAAATTAGAAAAGACCTTATTTTAGAAACAATGATGACTATTATATTTATCAGCTCTGGTTGGTATATTAATTCTTGGTTTATGATTGTGGTATACGGTTTTGCTTATATCATCTACCTCATTATTAAGAAAAATAATATAAAGGAATCAATAGTTGGAATAAAAGTTTTATTGAAAGAATAGAAGGAAGGGTTACACATGAAAAATATCTTGTATCTTCATGCTGGTGCAGAAATGTACGGAGCAGATAAAGTGTTACTTGAATTACTTAAAGGATTAGACAAATCTCAGTATAACCCGATTGTGGTTTTACCAAATGACGGTGTATTAGTTAATGCGCTTCGAGAAGAAGGAATCACAACTGAAGTTATCCCATATCCAATTTTGAGAAGAAAGTTTTTCAACCCGAAAGGTATTTTGGATTACTCATCCTCCTATATAAAATACTCGAAGGAAATTATAAAGCTAGTTGCGAATACGA
Coding sequences:
- a CDS encoding MATE family efflux transporter, producing MSYSVLSNLISLVISTIVILVIPKLIGVEEYGYWQLFVFYSSYVGFLHFGWNDGIYLRYGGEEYESLDKKLFFSQFIQLVIVQACIGGLIFLFSVFFVDDLNRSFIWKMVAVTLVVLNVRFMFFFILQATNRIKEYARLTILDRFVYIGLIILFLVFGVRNYQLMILADVIGKLISLIFAFILCKDIVFNRLSHFYFSITETIANIRVGISLMFANIASTLIIGTVKFGIERNWNVATFGKVSLTLSISNMMMIFINAVGVIIFPVLRRTKREKLAVIYIIMRDLLMALLLGVLVFYYPLKTMMSAWLPQYADSLLYMALAFPMFTYEGKMSLLINTYLKTLRKEKLILRVNVMSMVLSFILTVTVVKIFNNLELTVLNIVILLAFRSALAEYFLARELKIQIRKDLILETMMTIIFISSGWYINSWFMIVVYGFAYIIYLIIKKNNIKESIVGIKVLLKE